One window from the genome of Dermacentor silvarum isolate Dsil-2018 chromosome 7, BIME_Dsil_1.4, whole genome shotgun sequence encodes:
- the LOC119458778 gene encoding ribosomal protein S6 kinase alpha-5-like: MLAHTYIILELLTGGELLERIRRRARFTESEACRIFRRLVSAVHFMHSRGVVHRDLKPENLLFTDSSENATIKVVDFGFARLKPQDNQLMKTPCFTLNYAAPEVLRQASPGNTAAGYSESCDLWSLGVILYTMLSGRAPFQTPSRNASAAALMQRIREGEFSFNGPQWEPVSDQAKDVIRGLLTVEAPRRLTMAELRAHPWVHSRSSHWSASLMTPDVLSSSSSPRAAESAVRATFDAFHLATRGGFRLLDVSAAPLAQRRRLKRNSADVRSDSSVSTSSGSSFTSTSSSSSSASLSSAAAASTRSLGFVPAREDSTRSVDSVFTYPETKVAAYLSTLPDVVERPSESGITDDIETMTVDLATTGLAAPLAKSGKLETPTLPATVVTDLPENSQGTEVKVAAFSLPTIPEAAETSDDSRAEIMASTEQALLDAEGPITRSRRKRPSPQDSMTVPTSFSDDGSEKSEPNTKKSKRRSPQKSPSRKQR; this comes from the exons ATGTTG GCACACACGTACATCATTCTCGAGCTGCTGACGGGCGGGGAGCTCCTCGAGAGGATACGCAGGCGGGCACGCTTTACGGAAAGCGAGGCGTGCCGCATCTTCCGCCGCCTCGTCTCCGCCGTGCACTTCATGCACTCTCGGGGCGTCGTGCATCGAGACCTCAAGCCAGAG AATCTGCTGTTCACGGACAGCTCAGAGAATGCCACCATCAAGGTGGTGGATTTTGGCTTTGCGCGGTTGAAACCTCAGGACAATCAGCTCATGAAGACACCCTGCTTTACGCTAAACTATGCCGCTCCAGAAGTCTTGAGGCAGGCCAGCCCGGGCAACACTGCTGCGGGCTACAGCGAGTCCTGTGATCTTTGGAGCCTTGGCGTCATTCTG TACACAATGCTGTCCGGGCGGGCACCTTTTCAAACGCCGAGTCGCAACGCCAGCGCCGCCGCGCTGATGCAGCGCATCCGCGAAGGCGAGTTCAGCTTCAATGGGCCCCAGTGGGAGCCTGTCTCAGACCAAGCCAAGGACGTCATCCGGGGCCTGCTCACCGTCGAAGCGCCACGCCGTCTCACCATGGCCGAGCTCCGTGCGCATCCGTGGGTGCACTCTCGAAGCAGCCATTGGTctgcctccctcatgactccagACGTCCTCAGCTCGTCGTCCTCACCGCGTGCTGCTGAATCGGCCGTGCGGGCAACCTTCGACGCTTTCCACCTCGCCACCCGCGGCGGCTTCCGCTTGCTTGACGTCTCTGCGGCTCCCTTGGCTCAGCGCCGGAGGCTAAAGCGCAACTCTGCAGACGTGCGAAGCGACTCTTCCGTCTCGACAAGCAGTGGGAGCTCCTTCACGTCTACGTCGTCTTCATCCTCGTCTGCGTCGCTCAGCTCAGCTGCAGCAGCTTCAACGCGTTCGCTGGGCTTTGTGCCAGCACGCGAGGACTCAACTCGGAGTGTGGACAGCGTCTTTACGTATCCGGAGACCAAGGTTGCGGCCTACCTTTCCACACTTCCTGATGTGGTGGAGCGTCCCAGTGAGTCCGGTATCACCGATGACATTGAGACCATGACCGTAGACCTCGCCACCACTGGTCTGGCCGCGCCCTTGGCCAAGTCCGGCAAGCTGGAAACTCCCACTTTGCCGGCCACGGTAGTTACAGACTTGCCAGAAAACTCGCAAGGCACAGAAGTGAAGGTTGCTGCATTCTCGTTGCCAACGATACCAGAGGCAGCTGAAACATCCGACGACAGCCGAGCTGAGATCATGGCCAGCACAGAACAAGCACTGCTTGATGCCGAAGGGCCCATTACACGCTCTCGGAGGAAGAGGCCTTCACCGCAAGATAGCATGACAGTCCCAACAAGTTTTTCAGATGACGGGTCAGAAAAGAGTGAACCAAACACTAAGAAGTCAAAAAGGCGGTCACCACAGAAGTCTCCAAGCCGGAAACAACGGTAG